The DNA region CTTGAGAAAAGCGTCAATTAAACAAAGGTCACCCCTTCAATTGGGGTTGCATGAATCATGAAGCATTCCACAGGTCAGTAGTTTGAAGCCACCCTTGGTTGTTTAAAATTTGTGCAACCCTCGAGGATGGAGCTCAGAAGCTCCTCCGTCAAATATGAATCTGATTGCAAAGTTAAAGGAGAAAAAATATACTATGTTTTGGAATGGATAAGAATAGGCCAGGCAGATATACCTCAAGGGCTTTAGCAAATGAATTTACAAAAAATTGAGACTTCCCAGCTATGGACCGCGCATGCTGCCTGAGATACCTGCTTATTTCCATCTAATaccaaaataaaaaaggttAGCATAACAATATGTGCAGAAGATTGCATCATGTAGCTTAGGTTTCCAATGCATACATCAATAGCACCACCACCAGGCACGACTGTTGAGTTCTTGAAAGCTCTCCTAACAATCATGATAGCGTCATGGAGACTTCTTTCAGCCTCCTCAATGAACTAGTACAGCATATGACAACAGCATTAGTACTGTCATGATTAATTTGCAAACTTGAGAAATCATATATAGCAGTAAAGGACCTGATCTGCACCGCCACGAAGCACTATGGTTGCTGTTTGACCAGAAGGACAACCACTAAATATGTTAAACCGTTCATTGCCCACTTGCTTTTCCTCGAAAACTTCACAGGAACCAAGAATCTTTTCAACAAAGAGGAACACCACAAGTTAGGTCAGCTAACATTTATTGCCAAACGACTATGTTAACCTATGTACTTACAATCAAGTCCAATATCCATCTAGAGACCAAAGCCAGGAATGTGAATATGATTACCTCATCAACGACATTGTTCACTGATGTCTGAATGGTTCCACCAGATGCCGCTGCAACACGTTGTAAATCCTCTTCTGTAACGCGGCCAGCACAGAAAATGTCCCTATCTGCAAAATACTGCACGTAGAAGAAACGTTGACCTCAGGCTACAGTACACAGAAGCAAATTTGAAAAAACAGAATGAATTGCAATGGGAGTACATACCTGTGTTGCAAGATCACCAATTGCTAACCGTGAAAGCACTATTTTTGCCCCACTTTTTACACATTTTTCTAACTTGTCATAAATAATGTTCCATTCAGCATCAACAATTGACTGGTACTGCAGAGGGTCCGACaatctagaaaaataaagacttaaaaGTGAGAAAAAGGGAGAGAATGAATGATGCAAAAAAAAGTACAAATCAAGGTAATACTGTAACAAGTGTTTGGATTGGGTGAGCATACCTGATTTCTGCATTTTCTTTCTCAGATTTCAACTCTAGCTCAATGTTCAGCAAAAGAATCTTTGGATTCAAGAACTTCTTTGGTTGTTGCTCAAATCCAGCATATGAAAATGTCTTCTTGAAGGCAACGCCGTTAACAAGGAAGGAATCTCGCATAGTACCTCCTGGAACCTAGTAGCAGTTCAAGAGTAAGAACATCTGATTCTCAGTGAAAGTTAGCTTTTAAGCATCTATGAAATGAAATCCAGTTCCGTATCAGTAGTATACATCATATAACAAGGATCTTAGGCATGAAAGTCCTGGTACAAATATCTTGAGAAATTACCTTTTTTATTCCAATAAGGTTAAGTCTGTCATCATCGCCAATGGCAAGAACAGCATCGACAACCATGGGAGCGAAGAATTCTTTCTCACCACCTATTAACTTCGACGAGAGCGTCGTTGCAGCGCACTTGGCTAACAGTGATTTCTTTTCTTCAAGGTTTTTCCCTTCTATGCTAACTGCCAGTTCTTTTACCTTCTCAATTGCCTGATAAGAACCTCATGTGGATTAGAAAGTTAAATGTGACAATTGGCAAGGTACCAAATGCACAGCTATTCAAAGAGGAAAAGAGTGGAAAGCGCACTAACCAAATGGCCAGCAGTCCTATAACTACGAATTAGGCTATGAGGGTGTACTCCGTCCTCAATATAAGGCTTTGCCTCCTTTAAAAATTCAGCAGCAAGAAGCACCACGGTTGTAGTCCCATCACCAACCTGGAGAAAACATGATATTATGATATCCAAGTTACTGAGCAACTACAGCATATTGCAGGTTACAAACAGATCGATAGAAATGGAATTGATAAGGGATGACAGACAGCAAGCCAAAACTGGTATTGCAGGTTATTTCATTTCACACATTTATCACACCTTGATTATACTACGGAATCTTGTGTCACAGTGTAAGAGCGGACAGATCAGCTGATCGTGGAACATTGTCAAGAAATGCTTGGTACAAGCTCACACAGCACAGCAGGCCAAGCGAACATTGGTCTCGAGCAAGTTAAGCAAGCTATTCGGCAATACCTCGGAGTCCTGGGACTTGGCGATGTCGACAAGGATCTTGGCGGCGGGGTGGACGATGTCGAGGAGGCGCATGATGGTAGCGCCGTCGTTGGAGATGGTGACGCCGCCCTTGTCGTCGTGGATGAGCTTGTCCATGCCGCAGGGCCCCAGCGTGGTGCGCACCGTGTCCCCCACCGCCGTGCACGCGTTGATGTTGC from Phragmites australis chromosome 8, lpPhrAust1.1, whole genome shotgun sequence includes:
- the LOC133927268 gene encoding T-complex protein 1 subunit eta-like, which translates into the protein MPAMMQPQIILLKEGTDTSQGRAQVVSNINACTAVGDTVRTTLGPCGMDKLIHDDKGGVTISNDGATIMRLLDIVHPAAKILVDIAKSQDSEVGDGTTTVVLLAAEFLKEAKPYIEDGVHPHSLIRSYRTAGHLAIEKVKELAVSIEGKNLEEKKSLLAKCAATTLSSKLIGGEKEFFAPMVVDAVLAIGDDDRLNLIGIKKVPGGTMRDSFLVNGVAFKKTFSYAGFEQQPKKFLNPKILLLNIELELKSEKENAEIRLSDPLQYQSIVDAEWNIIYDKLEKCVKSGAKIVLSRLAIGDLATQYFADRDIFCAGRVTEEDLQRVAAASGGTIQTSVNNVVDEILGSCEVFEEKQVGNERFNIFSGCPSGQTATIVLRGGADQFIEEAERSLHDAIMIVRRAFKNSTVVPGGGAIDMEISRYLRQHARSIAGKSQFFVNSFAKALEVIPRQLCDNAGFDATDVLNKLRQKHASGEGANYGVDIHNGGISDSLANFVWEPAVVKINAINAATEAACLILSVDETVKNPKSESAQGDAAAMAGRGRGGAAMRGRGGRGMRRW